Below is a window of Neofelis nebulosa isolate mNeoNeb1 chromosome 8, mNeoNeb1.pri, whole genome shotgun sequence DNA.
CAGAGAGCATGACTACTCTAGGCCCTTCAGCATCATGAAGACCATTGTGTGTCTTCCCAGACTTGTTACTCGGACACCTGCCATTCCTGAGGTCAAGGACACCCTCAGTAGTCTTTCCTGTACCTTGGCCCCTCCCAAACCAAACACCAAGTTCTGGCTCCCACACATCTGATCTCATAGGAATTTGGGCATTGGAATAATTTCCCTCCCCCTCACTGCCAGTGCACACAAATGACTTCTAATCCAATGTTTACTCTGTTCTTGAGGTCCCCTCCTCCCATTAGTCCCTCAGTGGAACAAGGACACCTTCTCcgttttctccttctttgccctgCTTCCACAGTCCATCGTGCAAATATATCCTGTTCAATACAGACTGAAGTTTCTGTCACTCAGAACAGAGTGATCCATAAacctggaaaagaaagagagggtcTCAGATTCAGCCAGGCCAGGCTGGTGTGTATGTGGTGGTGTCCTTAAACATAGCTCCCAAGACTGCCTCAGGGcagaaggggcaggggcagtAATGAGGAAGTAGGGCTGCTGCCTATGAATGGTGGTTGGAGGGTGGGAGACAGCAATGAAGGGAGTGGAAACATCCCTGGACCTCACAGGAGAGCTATAGATACTTGTCTTGTGCTTGCTCCAGAAGTCCTATCCACAAGATGAAATACACAGACATAAACAAATCTTTAACTTCTTTGAATGCCACCACTGCCCAGATTCTGGGGCCAGCTTTTCCTGGTAAGATCCAAACTTTGTCTTCTATTCCCTAACTCTTAGTAGAGTGAAGCAGTCTCTAAGGATGGAGTACTTCCCTTTGCCTCCCCACCCTTACCCATCCCAGCCTAACCTGGTCATTGGGCTTTTAATGAGGCAGTGGCAGGGACTCCGGATCCATGGCATGGTTTCTTCTGGGTGCACTCCTGGATCATGGGACCGCCAGAAGCTGAAGTTCTGAGCATCAGTCAAGGGGACTCTGAAGACCTGATTGGGGACTGAATGTTGGGGAAGGGCAAGTTATCcaattttttcaagttctttgCTCCCCCATGGCAGTATAAGCCCAGCCTAGCAACTGGGCCTGACCAGGTGCTGAGAAGTCCTGGGAATCTGGTCACCACACCCATCTTCATTTCCGGATTCCAGCATCTAATACCCTTCATGGTCAGTTGAATCAGTCTTGGTTCTTCCTGCTGTTACTAAGCCCATCTCCAAGAGAGCTTTCCCAAGTGCTAAGATGGTGGAAAAACAAGTGGCCAACCCCTTAGGGAAATGTGCAAGATGGGTCTACTGGCTCTTCCCCCTTGCTCTCAGGCTTAATCATTCTcattcccttccctccactcTGAAAAAAATTGCTTCCTTTTCTCATTCCAGGTAATTCTCTGAAACTCAGCAATGAGTATCTCATACTTAGGTACTGCTAATAGAGTCACTTATCAAGTGTCTATTATGTTCTAAATGTATTAGGTGTTCTTAAGATTTTGAATAGTGTATCAGACTTTCCtaggtttttttgtatttttattctttacttgGATAAATCTAATTATACCACTGTATAAAATTTGTATATTCTTTAAGCTTAATTATAACCTAATATCCTGGCTATATAGtctttataatcattatttttaaaaaaaatccctaataTACCATTTGAGTAGATGTTACATGTTTTACTTAGTTGTTTTCCTCTTGATTAATAGTAAGCTCTTAAAAAGAATTTGCTATTAGGAATAACTCTTAGATACTCCTCTTCACACATATGTCTCTTTAAATTTCTGAAAGTATCTTAGTTTTCTGagttaaactttaatttttagataACTATGGATTCATATATAGTTGTAAGAAATGATAACATAAGATCCTGTGTACCCTTTACTCAGTTTCTCCCAATGGGAAAGGTAATTGGCCTTTTATAGTCATGTTCTCCCACCCCTTCATTGGCAATCAATAATGTGttcttcatttctataattttgtcatgtgaagaatgttatataaatgacaTTGGGGGGACTGGCTTTCTTTACATGGCATAACTCTTTGAAGATTCCTAGTTCTcacatgtatcagtagtttgtcctagaatcttttttaaatgtacattttctctaACTTTTATAACAATGCTAGAGTATGATTCCCATTTTCACATGGTTCAGTGAGGTTAAGTGGTtaaaggaacttgcccaaggtcacacaacctgtttggagttttttttttttttttaatttttttttcaacgtttttttatttatttttgggacagagagagacagagcatgaacgggggaggggcagagagagagggaggcacagaagcggaaacaggctccaggctctgagccatcagcccagagcctgacgcggggctcgaactcacggaccgcaagatcgtgacctggctgaagtcggacgcttaaccgactgcgccacccaggcgccccctgtttggAGTTTAAACTCCATT
It encodes the following:
- the SPMIP11 gene encoding testis-expressed protein 49 isoform X3; the encoded protein is MGLSISCCSVLTWEVTAEQVIQENQKEPVPTRLPRIISEDGNYSVHQNSHTRYHEAIKKVLLKTFPNQVFRVPLTDAQNFSFWRSHDPGVHPEETMPWIRSPCHCLIKSPMTRFMDHSVLSDRNFSLY